A DNA window from Oleomonas cavernae contains the following coding sequences:
- a CDS encoding DMT family transporter has translation MTVTPSPTLAARDGAAATQYRLGLVLVILSTLAWSTAGYFARLIPLDAWTLLFWRGVFGAAGGLAFVLWQERGNTWRAFAGIRGRGIAFCLLSSAGMISFLAALKLTTVAHVSIIYATVPFMAAGLAWAVLRERVSRATMIASIAAVLGVGFAVGGGLDEGSLPGDLLALLLTMLMAVMIVMQRSSGAVDMVPAACLSALVTAVISLPFATPLGVTAVDLFNLALFGITNMGLGLILFTIGARLIPAANTALIGALDAPLAPVWVWLAFSETPGSNTVLGGIVVLAAVLGHILFERRQMVSPGP, from the coding sequence ATGACCGTGACCCCCAGCCCAACGCTTGCCGCCCGCGACGGTGCCGCCGCGACCCAGTATCGCCTGGGCCTGGTGCTGGTCATCCTGTCGACCCTGGCCTGGAGCACGGCAGGCTATTTTGCGCGGCTGATCCCGCTCGATGCCTGGACCCTGCTGTTCTGGCGCGGGGTTTTCGGCGCCGCCGGCGGCCTTGCCTTCGTCCTCTGGCAGGAACGGGGCAACACCTGGCGCGCCTTCGCCGGCATCCGCGGCCGCGGCATTGCCTTCTGCCTGCTTTCGTCGGCCGGCATGATCAGCTTCCTGGCCGCGCTGAAGCTGACCACCGTCGCCCACGTCTCGATCATCTATGCGACGGTGCCGTTCATGGCCGCGGGCCTGGCCTGGGCGGTCCTGCGCGAGCGCGTCTCGCGCGCCACCATGATCGCCAGCATCGCCGCGGTGCTGGGGGTTGGCTTCGCGGTCGGCGGCGGCCTCGACGAAGGCAGCCTGCCGGGCGACCTGCTGGCCTTGCTGCTCACCATGCTGATGGCGGTGATGATCGTGATGCAGCGCTCGAGCGGGGCCGTCGACATGGTCCCGGCCGCCTGCCTCTCGGCCCTGGTGACCGCGGTGATCAGCCTGCCCTTCGCCACCCCGCTAGGGGTGACCGCCGTCGACCTGTTCAACCTCGCCCTGTTCGGCATCACCAACATGGGCCTGGGCCTGATCCTGTTCACCATTGGCGCGCGGCTGATTCCGGCCGCCAATACCGCCCTGATCGGTGCCCTCGACGCGCCCTTGGCCCCGGTCTGGGTCTGGCTTGCCTTCAGCGAGACGCCAGGCAGCAACACCGTGCTGGGCGGTATCGTGGTGCTGGCGGCGGTGCTGGGCCACATCCTGTTCGAGCGCCGGCAGATGGTCAGCCCCGGGCCTTAG
- the pqqB gene encoding pyrroloquinoline quinone biosynthesis protein PqqB: protein MHILLLGTAAGGGFPQWNCRAPTSMKAWAGAPEAPARTQASIGLSLDGKRWTLVNASPDLRAQILANPRLWPADGLRHSPITDVVLTGGEVDAVTGLLSLREGHRFTLHGTPQTLATLDANPIFGALPPERVPRRAMALDQAFDIEGLRIEAFAVAGKVPLYLEGSGDLAGGRGTTIGLDVTDGRRRMVFVPGCAAIDEVLRHRVEGADLLLFDGTLWRDDELIALGISTKTGQRMGHVSMAGPNGTMARFADLAIGRRIFIHINTTNPTLIVGTPERRMANEAGWHIPVDGEELVL from the coding sequence ATGCATATTCTTCTGCTCGGGACGGCCGCCGGCGGCGGCTTTCCGCAATGGAACTGTCGCGCGCCCACCTCGATGAAGGCCTGGGCCGGCGCGCCGGAAGCGCCGGCGCGCACCCAGGCTTCGATCGGCCTGAGCCTCGACGGCAAGCGCTGGACCCTGGTCAACGCCTCGCCCGACCTGCGCGCCCAGATCCTGGCCAATCCGCGGCTGTGGCCGGCCGATGGCCTGCGCCATTCGCCGATCACCGATGTGGTGCTGACCGGGGGCGAGGTCGATGCCGTCACCGGCCTGCTGAGCCTGCGCGAAGGCCATCGTTTCACCCTGCACGGCACGCCGCAAACCCTGGCGACATTGGATGCCAACCCGATTTTCGGCGCCCTGCCGCCGGAACGGGTGCCGCGGCGGGCCATGGCGCTCGACCAGGCCTTTGATATCGAAGGCTTGCGGATCGAGGCCTTCGCCGTGGCCGGCAAGGTGCCACTGTACCTTGAAGGCAGCGGCGACCTGGCGGGCGGGCGGGGCACCACCATCGGCCTGGACGTGACCGACGGCCGCCGCCGCATGGTCTTCGTGCCGGGCTGCGCCGCCATCGACGAGGTGCTGCGCCACCGGGTGGAGGGCGCCGACCTGCTGCTGTTCGACGGCACCTTGTGGCGCGACGACGAACTGATCGCCCTGGGCATCTCGACCAAGACCGGCCAGCGCATGGGCCATGTCAGCATGGCAGGCCCCAACGGCACCATGGCCCGTTTCGCCGATCTGGCGATCGGCCGGCGTATTTTCATCCACATCAACACGACCAACCCGACTCTGATCGTCGGCACGCCCGAGCGCCGCATGGCCAACGAGGCCGGCTGGCACATCCCGGTCGACGGCGAGGAACTGGTCCTGTAA
- the pqqA gene encoding pyrroloquinoline quinone precursor peptide PqqA, whose translation MKKWSKPQVHEIRVGMEINCYACAER comes from the coding sequence ATGAAGAAGTGGTCGAAGCCGCAGGTTCACGAGATCCGCGTGGGCATGGAAATCAACTGCTACGCCTGCGCCGAACGTTGA
- the adeC gene encoding AdeC/AdeK/OprM family multidrug efflux complex outer membrane factor — protein MARLVPLLILTTGILAGCGTLAPDYKRPAAPVSDTWPTGPAYKPATAASGTVADIAWQRFFADASLQKLISLSLANNRDLKVAALDVMKAQAQYRVTRADLFPTLNGTADVTRQRVPGDLTGTGNAATTSQYNVQLGVSSFELDFFGRVQSLEDQALEQYLATEEARRSAQISLVAEVANAYLTLAADSELLALAQDTVRSQSDSFNLTQQSFRLGAASDLDVNQARISVETARADVARYTALVAQDRNALALVVGGPIPADLLSPRKLETIALLADLPAGMSSSVLVDRPDILQAEHTLKAANANIGAARAAFFPSITLTANAGTASAALSNLFAGGSGAWLFLPQINLPIFDGGRNQANLDVAKVDTDINVATYEKAIQTAFREVADALAVRGTIDDQIAAQQALTSAAGNSYRLSDARFRQGADSYLNVLDSQRSFYSAQQGLITANLSRMTNLVTLYKVLGGGLVDATAAATAAPGPS, from the coding sequence ATGGCGCGTCTGGTTCCCCTGCTGATCCTCACCACCGGCATCCTGGCGGGCTGCGGCACGCTGGCCCCCGATTACAAGCGTCCGGCGGCGCCCGTGTCCGATACCTGGCCGACGGGCCCTGCCTACAAGCCTGCGACCGCGGCCTCGGGCACGGTCGCGGACATCGCCTGGCAGCGGTTCTTCGCCGACGCCAGCCTGCAGAAGCTGATCAGCCTGTCGCTGGCCAACAACCGCGATCTCAAGGTGGCGGCGCTCGACGTGATGAAGGCGCAGGCCCAGTACCGGGTGACGCGGGCCGATCTGTTCCCGACCCTGAACGGCACGGCGGACGTTACCCGTCAGCGCGTGCCGGGCGACCTGACCGGGACCGGCAATGCCGCGACCACGTCGCAATACAATGTCCAGCTCGGCGTCAGTTCCTTCGAGCTCGATTTCTTCGGCCGGGTGCAAAGCCTGGAAGACCAGGCGCTGGAACAGTACCTGGCGACCGAGGAAGCCCGGCGCAGCGCCCAGATCAGCCTGGTCGCCGAAGTGGCCAATGCCTACCTCACCCTGGCCGCGGACAGCGAGCTGCTGGCGCTGGCCCAGGACACGGTGAGGAGCCAGAGCGACAGCTTCAACCTGACCCAGCAGAGTTTCCGGCTGGGCGCGGCGTCCGACCTCGACGTCAACCAGGCGCGGATCAGCGTCGAGACGGCGCGGGCCGATGTGGCGCGCTACACCGCCCTGGTGGCCCAGGACCGCAATGCCCTGGCCCTGGTGGTCGGCGGGCCGATCCCGGCGGATCTGCTCAGCCCCCGCAAGCTGGAGACCATTGCCCTGCTGGCCGACCTGCCGGCCGGCATGTCGTCGTCGGTGCTGGTCGACCGGCCCGACATCCTGCAGGCCGAACACACGCTCAAGGCGGCGAACGCCAATATCGGCGCGGCGCGCGCGGCCTTCTTCCCCTCGATCACCCTGACCGCCAATGCCGGCACCGCCAGCGCGGCCCTGTCGAACCTGTTCGCCGGCGGTTCGGGGGCCTGGCTGTTCCTGCCGCAGATCAACCTGCCGATCTTCGACGGCGGCCGTAACCAGGCCAATCTCGACGTCGCCAAGGTCGACACCGACATCAATGTCGCGACCTACGAGAAGGCGATCCAGACCGCCTTCCGCGAGGTGGCCGATGCCCTGGCGGTGCGCGGCACGATCGACGACCAGATCGCGGCCCAGCAGGCCCTGACCAGTGCCGCCGGCAACAGCTACCGCCTGTCCGACGCCCGCTTCCGCCAGGGGGCGGACAGCTACCTGAACGTGCTCGACTCCCAGCGCTCGTTCTATTCGGCCCAGCAGGGCCTGATCACCGCCAACCTGTCGCGCATGACCAACCTGGTCACGCTCTACAAGGTGCTGGGCGGCGGCCTGGTCGACGCCACCGCGGCGGCAACCGCGGCCCCGGGGCCGAGCTGA
- a CDS encoding efflux RND transporter permease subunit → MANFFIDRPIFAWVVAIVIMMAGALAVFTLPISQYPAIAPTAISINAVYPGASAKALEDSVTQVIEQKMKGIDHLRYMSSSSSSSGTASITLTFEAGTDPDIAQVQVQNKLALATPLLPQQVQQQGVTVAKSTVNFLMVIGLYSEDGSLTQTDLADYIASSLQDPLSRVDGVGDIQLFGSQYSMRIWLDPAKLNNFKLTGADVIAAIQAQNIQVSAGQLGGTPAAPGQQLNATIVAQTLLQTPEQFGTILLRTDQDGSAIHLRDVARVEIGAEGYDTVARYNGKPAAGLAIKLASGANALATAEAVKAKVAELQPFFPQGMKAVYPYDTTPFVQVSIEEVVKTLVEAIILVFVVMFVFLQNFRATLIPTIAVPVVLLGTFAVLLAFGYSINTLTMFGMVLAIGLLVDDAIVVVENVERVMAEEGLSPREATRKSMGQITGALVGIALVLSAVFVPMAFFSGSAGVIYRQFSITIVSAMALSVLVALVLTPALCATMLKPGHHGPRRGFFGAFNRGFEWSSRKYQGVVSGVIRRVPRLLVVYLALIVGLGFLFVRMPTSFLPEEDQAIMFTQITLPVGATQERTMEVVKQVENHFLDGEKQAVKSIFTVAGFSFAGNGQNTGIGFVSFKDWSERTTQELSVQAVAGRAMGAFSQIRDAMVFAFAPPAVIELGNAGGFDLQLQDLGGLGHDKFLAARNQLLGMASQDPSLVGVRPNGQEDEPQYRIEIDQVKAGALGLSIADINSVLSSAWGGTYVNDFLDRGRIKKVYLQADAPYRMLPDDLDRWFVRNADGEMVPFSAFAKAEWTYGSPKLERYNGMPSFEIQGSAAPGLSSGDAMAAMEEMIKKLPAGVGYEWTGLSDEERASGDQAPALYAISILVVFLCLAALYESWSIPFSVILVVPLGVIGAVAAASGRGLSNDIFFQVGLLTTVGLSAKNAILIVEFAKELQEQGRSLIDATLEAVRLRLRPILMTSLAFMLGVLPLALSNGAGSGGQNAIGTGVLGGMISATILGLVFVPVFFVMIRGWFADRKKAPEALPAVTTEAR, encoded by the coding sequence ATGGCTAATTTCTTCATCGACCGCCCGATCTTTGCCTGGGTGGTGGCGATCGTCATCATGATGGCCGGCGCGCTGGCCGTCTTCACCCTGCCGATCTCGCAATACCCCGCGATCGCGCCCACCGCGATCTCGATCAATGCCGTCTATCCCGGCGCCTCGGCCAAGGCGCTGGAGGATTCGGTCACCCAGGTGATCGAGCAGAAGATGAAGGGCATCGACCATCTGCGTTACATGTCGTCGAGCAGTTCCTCGTCGGGCACGGCGTCGATCACCCTGACCTTCGAGGCCGGCACCGATCCCGACATCGCCCAGGTCCAGGTCCAGAACAAGCTGGCCCTGGCCACCCCCCTGCTGCCCCAGCAGGTGCAGCAGCAGGGCGTCACCGTGGCGAAATCCACGGTCAACTTCCTGATGGTCATCGGCCTCTATTCCGAAGACGGCAGCCTGACCCAGACCGACCTGGCCGACTATATCGCCTCCAGCCTGCAAGACCCCCTGAGCCGCGTCGACGGGGTGGGCGACATCCAGTTGTTCGGCAGCCAGTATTCCATGCGCATCTGGCTGGACCCGGCCAAGCTCAACAACTTCAAGCTGACCGGCGCCGATGTCATCGCCGCGATCCAGGCCCAGAACATCCAGGTTTCGGCCGGCCAGTTGGGCGGCACGCCCGCGGCCCCCGGCCAGCAGTTGAACGCGACCATCGTCGCCCAGACCCTGCTGCAGACGCCCGAGCAGTTCGGCACGATCCTGCTGCGCACCGACCAGGACGGCTCGGCCATCCACCTGCGCGATGTGGCGCGGGTCGAAATCGGCGCCGAGGGTTACGACACGGTCGCCCGCTACAACGGCAAGCCGGCCGCGGGCCTGGCGATCAAGCTGGCCTCGGGCGCCAATGCGCTGGCCACCGCGGAAGCGGTGAAGGCCAAGGTTGCGGAGCTGCAGCCCTTCTTCCCCCAGGGCATGAAGGCGGTCTACCCCTATGACACGACGCCCTTCGTCCAGGTCTCGATCGAGGAAGTGGTCAAGACCCTGGTCGAGGCGATCATCCTCGTCTTCGTCGTCATGTTCGTGTTCCTGCAGAACTTCCGCGCCACCCTGATCCCCACCATCGCGGTGCCGGTCGTCCTGCTGGGGACCTTCGCGGTCCTGCTCGCCTTTGGTTACTCGATCAACACGCTCACCATGTTCGGCATGGTGCTGGCGATCGGCCTGCTGGTCGACGACGCCATCGTCGTGGTCGAAAACGTCGAGCGCGTGATGGCCGAGGAGGGGCTTTCCCCGCGGGAGGCCACGCGCAAATCCATGGGCCAGATCACCGGCGCCCTGGTCGGCATCGCCCTGGTGCTGTCGGCGGTGTTCGTGCCCATGGCCTTCTTCTCAGGCTCGGCCGGCGTGATCTATCGCCAGTTCTCGATCACCATCGTCTCGGCCATGGCGCTGTCGGTGCTGGTCGCCCTGGTCCTCACCCCCGCCTTGTGCGCCACCATGCTGAAGCCCGGGCACCATGGGCCGCGGCGCGGCTTCTTCGGCGCCTTCAACCGCGGCTTCGAATGGAGCAGCCGCAAGTACCAGGGCGTGGTCAGCGGCGTCATCCGGCGCGTGCCCCGGCTGCTGGTGGTCTATCTGGCGCTGATCGTGGGCCTGGGCTTCCTGTTCGTGCGCATGCCCACCTCGTTCCTGCCCGAGGAAGACCAGGCGATCATGTTCACCCAGATCACCCTGCCCGTCGGCGCCACCCAGGAGCGCACGATGGAGGTGGTGAAGCAGGTCGAAAACCACTTCCTCGACGGCGAGAAGCAGGCGGTCAAGTCGATCTTCACCGTCGCCGGCTTCAGCTTCGCCGGCAACGGCCAGAACACCGGCATCGGCTTCGTCAGCTTCAAGGACTGGAGCGAGCGCACCACGCAGGAACTTAGCGTGCAGGCGGTGGCCGGCCGGGCCATGGGCGCCTTCTCGCAGATCCGCGATGCCATGGTCTTTGCCTTCGCCCCGCCGGCGGTGATCGAGCTTGGCAATGCCGGCGGCTTCGATCTGCAGCTCCAGGACCTGGGCGGGCTGGGCCATGACAAGTTCCTGGCGGCGCGCAACCAGTTGCTGGGCATGGCGTCGCAGGACCCCAGCCTGGTCGGGGTGCGTCCCAACGGCCAGGAGGACGAGCCGCAGTACCGCATCGAGATCGACCAGGTGAAGGCGGGGGCCCTGGGCCTGTCGATCGCCGACATCAACTCGGTCCTGTCGAGCGCCTGGGGCGGCACCTATGTGAACGACTTCCTGGACCGGGGCCGCATCAAGAAGGTCTACCTCCAGGCCGATGCGCCCTACCGCATGCTGCCCGACGATCTGGACCGCTGGTTCGTGCGCAATGCCGATGGCGAGATGGTGCCGTTCTCGGCCTTCGCCAAGGCCGAGTGGACTTATGGTTCCCCGAAACTGGAGCGCTACAACGGCATGCCGTCGTTCGAGATCCAGGGCTCGGCCGCGCCGGGGCTCAGCTCGGGCGATGCCATGGCGGCGATGGAGGAGATGATCAAGAAGCTGCCGGCCGGGGTCGGCTATGAATGGACCGGCCTGTCGGACGAGGAGCGCGCCTCGGGCGATCAGGCACCCGCCCTCTATGCGATCTCGATCCTGGTCGTGTTCCTGTGCCTTGCCGCGCTTTATGAAAGCTGGTCGATCCCGTTCTCGGTCATCCTGGTGGTGCCGCTGGGTGTGATCGGGGCGGTGGCGGCGGCCAGCGGTCGCGGCCTGTCGAACGACATCTTCTTCCAGGTCGGCCTGCTGACCACGGTGGGCCTGTCGGCGAAGAACGCGATCCTGATCGTCGAATTCGCCAAGGAACTCCAGGAACAGGGCAGGAGCCTGATCGACGCGACCCTGGAGGCCGTGCGCCTGCGCCTGCGGCCGATCCTGATGACCTCGCTGGCCTTCATGCTGGGCGTGCTGCCGCTGGCCCTCAGCAACGGCGCCGGGTCGGGCGGCCAGAACGCCATCGGTACCGGCGTGCTGGGCGGCATGATCTCGGCCACCATCTTGGGCCTGGTCTTCGTGCCGGTGTTCTTCGTCATGATCCGCGGCTGGTTTGCGGACAGGAAGAAAGCGCCCGAGGCCTTGCCTGCTGTGACGACGGAGGCCCGGTGA
- a CDS encoding efflux RND transporter periplasmic adaptor subunit: MVITRELSGRTAAFQVAEIRPQVDGIIKQRLFEEGAEVAAGAPLYQIDPATYQAALDSAQASLDRAQATADIARLKAQRYKELVKVNAVSRQDYDDAAATLKQAEADVASAKAAVASARINLAYARVDAPIAGRIGRSTVTQGALVTANQATALATIQQLDPIYVDVTQSSADLLRLKNEMANGKLTGVDPEKAKVTLILEDGSTYAQGGTLKFSEVTVNERTGAVTLRAQFPNPDQKLLPGMFVRAVIQAGVDEAGILVPQQGVTRDPTGNATAMVVASDDTVAVRKLEASRAIGDKWLVTAGLEPGDRVIVDGLQHAQPGAKVTPVPVKLSTAAADTAQPTAR, encoded by the coding sequence GTGGTGATCACGCGCGAACTGTCCGGCCGCACCGCTGCCTTCCAGGTCGCAGAAATTCGACCTCAAGTTGACGGGATTATCAAGCAGCGCCTGTTCGAGGAGGGCGCGGAAGTCGCCGCCGGGGCGCCGCTCTACCAGATCGATCCGGCAACCTACCAGGCAGCACTCGACAGCGCCCAGGCCTCGCTCGACCGGGCCCAGGCCACCGCCGACATCGCCCGCCTGAAGGCCCAGCGCTACAAGGAACTGGTCAAGGTCAATGCCGTCAGCCGGCAGGACTATGACGATGCCGCGGCGACCCTGAAGCAGGCCGAAGCCGACGTGGCCTCGGCCAAGGCGGCTGTCGCCTCGGCGCGGATCAACCTCGCCTATGCCCGGGTCGACGCGCCGATTGCCGGCCGCATCGGCCGCTCGACGGTGACCCAGGGCGCGCTCGTCACCGCCAACCAGGCGACGGCGCTGGCAACGATCCAGCAGCTCGACCCGATCTATGTCGACGTCACCCAGTCCAGTGCCGACCTGCTGCGCCTGAAGAACGAGATGGCCAACGGCAAGCTGACCGGGGTCGACCCGGAAAAGGCCAAGGTGACCCTGATCCTCGAAGACGGCTCGACCTACGCCCAGGGCGGCACGCTCAAATTCTCGGAAGTGACGGTGAACGAGCGTACCGGGGCGGTGACCCTGCGCGCGCAGTTCCCCAATCCCGACCAGAAGCTGCTGCCCGGCATGTTCGTGCGGGCGGTGATCCAGGCGGGCGTCGACGAGGCCGGCATCCTGGTGCCCCAGCAGGGCGTCACCCGCGATCCCACGGGCAATGCCACGGCCATGGTCGTCGCCAGCGACGACACGGTCGCCGTGCGCAAGCTCGAAGCCTCGCGCGCCATCGGCGACAAGTGGCTGGTCACCGCCGGTCTCGAACCCGGCGACCGGGTGATCGTGGACGGCCTCCAGCATGCCCAGCCGGGCGCCAAGGTGACGCCGGTCCCGGTCAAGTTATCGACCGCCGCGGCGGACACGGCCCAGCCGACCGCTCGATAA
- a CDS encoding TetR/AcrR family transcriptional regulator: MVSVDAGQADACRAEARKRQILDAAARCYRRHGFHATSMQELAREAKMSVGHIYHYFANKEAIIAAFIEEDVEHFREIMKRLREDNLTVAEALVAHAEEAWEDVRNPENAALALEIHAEASRNPKIAEMVRCADRISSDGVFELFVTDLADRQWSPQETRARVEILFTLYEGLFMRVIRNPQIEREPALAAFRLAVDRILA, translated from the coding sequence ATGGTGAGTGTAGATGCCGGCCAGGCCGATGCCTGCCGGGCCGAGGCCAGAAAACGGCAGATTCTGGACGCCGCAGCCCGTTGCTACCGGCGTCACGGCTTCCACGCCACCAGCATGCAGGAGCTGGCGCGCGAGGCGAAGATGAGCGTCGGCCACATCTATCACTACTTCGCCAACAAGGAGGCGATCATCGCCGCCTTCATCGAAGAAGACGTCGAGCACTTCCGGGAAATCATGAAGCGCCTGCGCGAGGACAACCTCACCGTGGCCGAGGCGCTGGTCGCCCACGCGGAAGAGGCCTGGGAAGATGTCCGCAACCCGGAAAACGCCGCCCTGGCGCTGGAAATTCACGCCGAAGCGTCGCGCAACCCCAAGATCGCCGAAATGGTCCGCTGCGCCGATCGCATCAGCAGCGACGGTGTCTTCGAGCTCTTTGTTACCGATCTGGCCGACCGCCAGTGGAGCCCGCAGGAGACCCGCGCCCGGGTCGAGATCCTCTTCACCCTGTACGAGGGCCTGTTCATGCGCGTGATCCGCAACCCGCAGATCGAGCGCGAGCCCGCCCTCGCCGCCTTCCGATTGGCCGTCGACCGCATCCTGGCCTGA
- a CDS encoding FAD/NAD(P)-binding protein, with amino-acid sequence MTVMRVAVIGGGFSGTAFALQLARRADGPVAIDIIEPRPQLGGGVAYSSSDPAHRINVPAARMTIFADDEGHFDRWIRREGAVDDDPAATLPDDRIFPRRAVFGRYVRGVLQEALALSPARLAHIAERAQAIHREGAGYRVTLSGGGAIEADLVVLATSHPPPAAPAALAPLAGLAKFIADPWAPEALAAVGPDDRVLIVGTGLTMADIVASLERRGHRGSVVAVSRRGLLSRGHPPAPVEAKGDFATRPAVTALELLRRIRRAVDAAGAAGLSWHGVLDAVRRDAYPIWRALPVAERSRLVRHLRAFWDVHRYRVAPQVEAAIARAAAQGRFQVIKADLGAVVAGDDGIVVDLRPRKGQRPAPTRLVFDAVVVATGPAHGSVIAGNPALASLAVAGLVTADAHGLGLAVDLRSHVLDADGKAQETLLVAGPLARGTFGELMGLPQVALHAEQVAEIVAEWLRRQAPAAQARQRALV; translated from the coding sequence ATGACCGTGATGCGGGTGGCCGTCATCGGCGGCGGGTTCAGCGGCACGGCCTTTGCCCTGCAACTGGCGCGCAGGGCCGACGGCCCGGTGGCGATCGACATCATCGAACCGCGGCCGCAGTTGGGCGGCGGCGTCGCCTATTCATCGAGCGATCCGGCCCACCGGATCAACGTGCCCGCGGCGCGCATGACCATCTTCGCCGATGACGAGGGCCATTTCGACCGTTGGATCCGCCGCGAAGGCGCGGTCGATGACGACCCTGCCGCGACCCTGCCCGATGACCGGATCTTCCCCCGCCGCGCCGTCTTCGGCCGTTACGTCCGCGGTGTACTGCAGGAGGCCCTGGCGCTTTCGCCGGCACGGCTTGCCCACATTGCCGAGCGGGCGCAGGCCATCCACCGCGAGGGGGCGGGTTACCGCGTTACCTTGAGCGGCGGCGGCGCGATCGAAGCCGACCTGGTGGTCCTGGCCACCAGCCATCCGCCGCCGGCCGCCCCGGCTGCGCTGGCGCCGCTGGCCGGCCTTGCCAAATTCATCGCCGACCCCTGGGCGCCCGAGGCCCTGGCCGCCGTGGGCCCCGACGACCGGGTGCTGATCGTCGGCACCGGCCTGACCATGGCCGATATCGTCGCCTCGCTGGAGCGGCGTGGCCATCGCGGATCCGTCGTCGCGGTGTCGCGCCGGGGCCTGTTGTCGCGGGGCCATCCGCCGGCCCCGGTCGAGGCCAAGGGCGACTTCGCCACCAGGCCGGCGGTCACCGCGCTGGAGCTGTTGCGCCGCATCCGCCGCGCGGTCGATGCCGCCGGGGCCGCGGGCTTGAGCTGGCACGGCGTGCTCGATGCCGTGCGCCGCGATGCCTATCCGATCTGGCGCGCCTTGCCCGTCGCCGAGCGGTCACGGCTGGTGCGCCACCTGCGCGCCTTCTGGGATGTCCATCGTTACCGCGTCGCACCGCAGGTCGAGGCGGCGATCGCCCGTGCCGCGGCGCAGGGGCGGTTCCAGGTGATCAAGGCCGATCTTGGTGCCGTCGTGGCGGGTGACGACGGCATCGTGGTCGACCTGCGTCCGCGCAAGGGGCAACGCCCGGCGCCGACGCGGCTTGTTTTCGATGCGGTGGTGGTCGCAACCGGGCCGGCGCACGGCAGCGTCATTGCCGGCAATCCCGCACTGGCCTCGCTGGCGGTGGCAGGCCTGGTGACGGCCGATGCCCATGGCCTGGGGTTGGCGGTCGACCTGCGCAGTCACGTCCTGGATGCCGACGGCAAGGCCCAGGAAACGCTGCTGGTGGCGGGGCCGCTGGCGCGCGGTACCTTCGGCGAACTCATGGGCCTGCCGCAGGTCGCCCTGCACGCCGAACAGGTGGCGGAAATCGTTGCCGAGTGGCTGCGCCGGCAAGCCCCCGCCGCGCAAGCCAGGCAACGCGCGCTGGTCTGA
- a CDS encoding ABC transporter ATP-binding protein — MLTITALDKTYANGTQALHGIGLGVADGEIVAVVGGSGCGKSTLLRLIAGLDAPTHGSVQVDGVAVAGPHPAIGVVFQEPRLFPWLSVGDNVGFGIRHLARPERTKLIEAELARVGLAGLARRLPRELSGGMAQRVALARALVASPRVLLLDEPFSALDALTRATLQDHLARLWSDGRPTLVLVTHDIEEALVLADRVIVLRPRPGRIDAVIAVDLARPRDRDAPAFERAKRQLRHALDASLDEGAPGISLAEAAE, encoded by the coding sequence ATGTTGACGATTACCGCCCTGGACAAAACCTATGCCAATGGCACGCAGGCCCTGCACGGCATCGGCTTGGGCGTCGCCGATGGCGAGATCGTCGCGGTTGTCGGCGGTTCGGGCTGCGGCAAGAGCACCCTGCTGCGTCTCATCGCCGGCCTGGACGCGCCCACGCACGGCTCGGTGCAGGTCGACGGTGTCGCCGTCGCCGGCCCCCACCCGGCCATCGGCGTGGTGTTCCAGGAACCGCGGCTGTTTCCCTGGTTGTCGGTGGGCGACAATGTCGGCTTTGGCATTCGACACCTGGCGCGCCCCGAGCGCACCAAATTGATCGAGGCGGAACTGGCGCGGGTCGGCCTTGCCGGCCTGGCCAGGCGCCTGCCACGGGAATTGTCGGGCGGCATGGCCCAGCGCGTGGCCCTGGCGCGGGCGCTGGTGGCCAGCCCGCGCGTGCTCCTCCTCGACGAGCCGTTCTCGGCGCTTGATGCCTTGACCCGGGCCACGCTTCAGGATCACCTTGCCCGCCTGTGGTCCGACGGCCGGCCGACCCTGGTGCTGGTCACCCATGATATCGAGGAGGCGCTGGTGCTGGCCGACCGGGTGATCGTCTTGCGGCCTCGTCCCGGCCGCATCGATGCGGTGATCGCGGTCGATCTGGCCCGCCCGCGCGACCGCGATGCCCCGGCCTTCGAGCGGGCGAAACGGCAGTTGCGCCATGCCCTGGATGCCTCGCTGGACGAAGGGGCGCCGGGTATTTCCCTGGCCGAGGCGGCGGAATGA